In Helianthus annuus cultivar XRQ/B chromosome 3, HanXRQr2.0-SUNRISE, whole genome shotgun sequence, a single window of DNA contains:
- the LOC110931763 gene encoding uncharacterized protein LOC110931763: MARYGYIVMTKVADVVENDAWGWPEAWRSVYPVLFQLPSINITNAPDQILWRNAEGKLVPFATKEVWNTIRIHGQPKDWSNFVWSASSIRKHAFLCWLILKRKLWTQDRIMQWNRMVHGSMNQMCCLLCYADLETHEHLFFQCSYSKKVWNIVSSKAGITMVNEKWDEIVEWMIPRAKSKAISLVASRLIIAVAAYVIWSERNARFFSNRLRPPEQISDVIMSTVRTKLISFKYKANVDVRRFLKELKIDGVEFFDED, from the coding sequence ATGGCAAGGTATGGCTACATTGTAATGACTAAAGTGGCAGACGTGGTTGAGAATGATGCTTGGGGATGGCCGGAGGCCTGGAGGAGCGTTTACCCGGTGCTCTTTCAGCTTCCTTCAATAAATATAACCAATGCTCCGGACCAGATCTTGTGGAGAAATGCAGAAGGTAAATTGGTTCCATTTGCTACAAAGGAGGTATGGAATACAATTAGAATCCATGGGCAACCGAAGGATTGGTCAAACTTTGTTTGGTCAGCGTCCAGCATTCGTAAGCACGCGTTCTTGTGCTGGCTTATCCTTAAGAGAAAGTTGTGGACACAGGATCGTATTATGCAGTGGAATCGCATGGTTCATGGATCAATGAACCAAATGTGCTGTTTGCTGTGCTATGCAGATCTTGAAACGCATGAACATCTATTTTTTCAATGCTCTTACTCTAAAAAAGTGTGGAACATTGTTAGCAGTAAAGCGGGAATAACCATGGTTAATGAAAAATGGGATGAGATTGTTGAATGGATGATACCGAGAGCGAAATCGAAGGCAATCTCGCTGGTAGCTAGCAGGCTTATTATTGCGGTGGCGGCCTATGTCATATGGAGTGAGAGAAATGCCAGATTTTTTAGCAACCGTTTGAGGCCTCCGGAGCAGATTTCTGACGTCATTATGAGCACGGTTCGAACAAAGTTAATATCGTTTAAATATAAAGCTAATGTTGATGTCCGAAGGTTTTTGAAAGAGTTGAAGATCGATGGGGTCGAGTTTTTTGATGAAGACTGA